One stretch of Chryseobacterium indologenes DNA includes these proteins:
- a CDS encoding response regulator, which produces MSISIAIVEDEKNYNNALKKVINYQKDMKVVAQFFDGNDALKNLPDISPDVVMMDIQLQDMLGIEIIEKLKKEMPETHFIMCTSFEDDEKIFNSLKAGAMGYLVKGESMDKILSSIRDVYNGGAPMSFSIARRVLQHFEKKLPEIKGFDELTEREKEILELLSQGLLYKEIADKKCISIDTVKKHVGNIYRKLHVGNKVEAINKFNHFKN; this is translated from the coding sequence ATGAGCATTTCCATCGCCATAGTAGAAGACGAAAAGAACTACAACAATGCGTTGAAGAAGGTAATCAATTACCAAAAGGATATGAAAGTAGTGGCTCAGTTCTTTGATGGGAATGATGCCTTGAAAAATCTTCCCGATATTTCCCCCGATGTGGTCATGATGGATATTCAACTTCAGGATATGCTGGGAATCGAAATCATTGAAAAACTCAAAAAAGAAATGCCGGAAACCCATTTCATTATGTGTACAAGTTTTGAAGATGATGAAAAGATATTTAATTCTTTAAAAGCGGGAGCCATGGGATATCTTGTGAAGGGAGAAAGTATGGATAAAATACTCTCTTCAATCCGGGATGTTTATAATGGTGGGGCACCCATGAGCTTTTCCATTGCCCGAAGAGTATTACAGCATTTCGAAAAAAAACTTCCAGAGATTAAAGGCTTCGATGAACTTACGGAAAGGGAAAAAGAAATTCTTGAGTTGCTATCACAGGGGCTTCTTTACAAAGAAATTGCGGATAAAAAGTGTATCAGCATTGATACTGTGAAAAAGCATGTGGGTAATATTTACAGAAAACTCCACGTCGGTAATAAAGTGGAGGCTATTAATAAATTTAACCATTTTAAAAACTAA
- a CDS encoding sensor histidine kinase — protein MPDKIKLTILLISIIIIFIVISLAFITYLFNKKRLLFLQERKLQEAEHQNQLLQKELEQQRSIEKERERISHDMHDDLGAGISALKLQAEFLKYKIEDNELQNDINELLKTSEEMNISMREMLWSLNSENDTLGSFIDYAILYTGNFLKKTKVVLRSECEDIISDTPISTELRRNLFLCLKEAVNNTYKHSQANTLKLSFSQNQNYFLMKIQDNGIGIPDRQSEGNGLRNMKRRMNEAEGQCKVLSTSYGTSLIFEVQL, from the coding sequence ATGCCGGACAAGATTAAGCTTACCATACTTTTAATAAGTATAATCATTATTTTCATAGTGATAAGTCTGGCCTTTATAACCTACCTGTTTAACAAAAAAAGATTACTTTTTTTACAGGAACGGAAACTTCAGGAAGCAGAACACCAAAATCAGCTTCTCCAAAAAGAACTCGAACAACAGAGGTCTATTGAAAAAGAAAGAGAACGTATTTCTCACGATATGCATGACGACCTTGGTGCTGGGATTTCTGCATTAAAACTTCAGGCTGAGTTTCTAAAATATAAAATTGAAGACAATGAGCTCCAGAATGACATAAATGAACTGTTGAAAACTTCAGAAGAAATGAATATTTCCATGAGGGAAATGCTTTGGAGCCTGAATTCGGAAAATGATACGTTAGGAAGCTTTATTGATTATGCCATCCTATATACCGGCAACTTTTTAAAAAAAACAAAAGTGGTCCTTCGTTCAGAATGTGAAGATATTATTTCTGATACTCCTATTTCTACTGAGCTGAGAAGAAACCTTTTTTTATGCTTAAAAGAAGCTGTTAATAATACCTATAAGCACAGCCAGGCAAATACTTTAAAACTTTCATTCTCTCAAAATCAAAATTATTTTTTAATGAAAATTCAGGATAACGGAATTGGTATTCCTGATAGACAATCGGAAGGAAATGGGCTTAGAAATATGAAAAGAAGGATGAATGAAGCAGAAGGACAATGTAAGGTTCTCTCCACAAGTTACGGAACCAGCCTGATCTTTGAGGTACAATTGTAA